A stretch of the bacterium genome encodes the following:
- a CDS encoding proline dehydrogenase family protein, with amino-acid sequence MKRGRRTLVKFFKLVPKPLVWRFAKGYIAGARLEDAVRTVRALNGEGCRATVDVLGEDVADEREVQGFVDAYRRTIEAIVREGLDANVSIKPSAMGLKIDPALALRAAGDVVRAAGKHGMFVRIDMEDSSTVDATFDLYARLRAEGNENVGVVLQAMLRRTLADAARLAAEGANVRLVKGIYVEPRPVAFGEFDAVRQSYARLAELLLAAPRGYTAIATHDEWLAVEARHAAARLGAGRDRFEFQMLLGVDPLLRRTLVAEGYGMRVYVPFGAGWHGYSIRRLVENPRVAGHVARAALGLGPKTE; translated from the coding sequence ATGAAGCGGGGCCGCCGGACGCTGGTCAAGTTCTTCAAGCTCGTTCCCAAGCCGCTGGTGTGGCGCTTCGCCAAGGGGTACATCGCCGGCGCGCGCCTCGAGGACGCCGTGCGCACGGTGCGGGCGCTCAACGGGGAAGGGTGCCGCGCGACGGTGGACGTGCTGGGGGAGGACGTCGCCGACGAACGGGAGGTCCAGGGGTTCGTGGACGCCTACCGCCGCACGATCGAGGCGATCGTCCGCGAAGGGCTCGACGCGAACGTCTCGATCAAGCCGAGCGCGATGGGGCTGAAGATCGACCCGGCGCTCGCGCTGCGCGCCGCGGGGGACGTCGTCCGCGCCGCCGGGAAGCACGGGATGTTCGTGCGGATCGACATGGAGGACTCCTCGACGGTGGACGCGACGTTCGACCTTTACGCGCGGCTGCGCGCGGAGGGGAACGAGAACGTCGGCGTCGTGCTCCAGGCGATGCTCCGCCGCACGCTGGCCGACGCCGCGCGCCTCGCCGCCGAGGGCGCCAACGTGCGCCTCGTCAAGGGGATCTACGTCGAGCCGCGCCCGGTCGCGTTCGGCGAGTTCGACGCGGTGCGGCAGTCGTACGCGCGTCTCGCGGAACTGCTGCTCGCCGCCCCGCGCGGCTACACGGCGATCGCCACGCACGACGAATGGCTGGCGGTCGAGGCGCGCCACGCCGCGGCGCGGCTCGGCGCCGGCCGGGATCGGTTCGAGTTCCAGATGCTGCTCGGCGTCGATCCGCTGCTGCGGCGGACGCTGGTCGCCGAAGGGTACGGGATGCGCGTCTACGTGCCGTTCGGCGCGGGGTGGCACGGCTACTCGATCCGCCGCCTCGTCGAGAACCCGCGGGTCGCGGGGCACGTCGCCCGCGCCGCCCTCGGGCTCGGGCCGAAGACGGAGTGA